A section of the Pristiophorus japonicus isolate sPriJap1 chromosome 4, sPriJap1.hap1, whole genome shotgun sequence genome encodes:
- the LOC139262568 gene encoding ferritin heavy chain, oocyte isoform-like, with protein sequence MASQVCQNYHQDCEHAVNKQINMELYSSYVYLSMSFYFDRDDVALRHFAEFFKEQSHEEREHAEKLMEFQNRRGGRIILADIKKPEQDEWSNGLEAMQRALQMEKNVNQSLLDLHKLSTGSTDPHLCDFLETHYLDEQVKMIKKLGDHITNLKRLGAPENGLGEYLFDKHTLGESVF encoded by the exons ATGGCTTCCCAAGTGTGTCAGAATTACCACCAGGACTGTGAgcatgctgtcaacaagcagatcaacatggagctctattcctcctatgtttatctctctatg tccttctactttgaccgggatgatgttgccctgcgtcactttgctgagttcttcaaggagcagtcacatgaggaacgtgagcatgctgagaaactgatggaattccagaatcgccGTGGGGGCCGAATCATCTTGGCAGACATCAAG aaaccagagcaggatgagtggagcaatggtctggaggccatgcagagagctctgcagatggagaagaatgtgaaccagagtctgttggatctgcacaaactctccactgggagcactgaccctcat ttgtgtgacttcctggagacccactacttggatgaacaagtgaagatgatcaagaagcttggcgatcacatcaccaacctgaagagactgggagcccctgagaatggcctgggagagtacctgtttgacaagcacaccttGGGGGAGAGTGTCTTCTGA